The Candidatus Koribacter versatilis Ellin345 genome has a segment encoding these proteins:
- a CDS encoding YwiC-like family protein, whose product MAEMATSLDLIPSARRKALIIPREHGAWGMLLVPLASGAAVGFLYGMNVSAFGLLLTLSLALFWMRTPVESLMGTSPMRAQSPAERTLALRYSLGIATVAALALTTLLWGGKNLGLIAIGAVALAAFGLQTLARSISRKYRMAAQIIGAFGLSSSAAAAYYVVTGRFDERAFALWLANWIFAGDQIHYVQLTLHHSRAKGFVNRLSRGLGFFFGQVVMFSAIFGACSVGVLPKFVLIAFFPVLLRGVWFFFQKPAPLALIRLGVSELVHSISFGLLLFVSFDWKGFV is encoded by the coding sequence ATGGCAGAAATGGCTACCAGTCTCGATTTAATTCCCTCAGCCCGCCGCAAAGCCCTCATCATTCCGCGCGAACATGGCGCCTGGGGCATGCTGCTCGTGCCGCTGGCATCCGGTGCGGCCGTCGGTTTTTTGTACGGCATGAATGTCAGCGCTTTTGGACTGTTGCTGACACTCTCGCTTGCACTTTTCTGGATGCGAACACCGGTCGAGAGCCTGATGGGCACCTCGCCGATGCGTGCACAATCACCTGCAGAACGTACCCTGGCACTCAGATACTCGCTCGGCATCGCAACCGTTGCTGCTCTCGCACTAACGACGCTTCTGTGGGGCGGTAAGAACCTGGGGCTGATCGCAATCGGTGCGGTCGCTTTGGCTGCATTCGGCCTTCAGACACTCGCTCGTTCGATCTCACGCAAATACCGTATGGCCGCGCAAATCATAGGCGCCTTCGGATTGAGTTCTTCGGCTGCTGCTGCGTATTACGTGGTCACTGGCCGCTTCGATGAACGGGCTTTCGCACTCTGGCTCGCCAACTGGATTTTCGCCGGCGACCAGATCCACTACGTGCAACTCACGCTTCACCACTCACGCGCGAAGGGCTTTGTGAATCGTCTCTCGCGCGGGCTTGGATTTTTCTTCGGCCAGGTTGTGATGTTCTCGGCGATCTTCGGCGCCTGCTCGGTTGGCGTGCTGCCGAAGTTCGTATTGATTGCTTTTTTCCCTGTTCTCCTTCGTGGTGTTTGGTTCTTCTTCCAGAAACCGGCCCCGCTGGCGCTCATACGCCTCGGCGTGTCGGAACTGGTACATTCAATCTCTTTCGGACTCCTGTTGTTTGTTTCATTTGATTGGAAAGGATTCGTGTAA